CAGTTGCGGCGGCAGCGGATAACGCTCACCCAGGCGAGTCAGGCATTTGGCGACGAAACGTTGCGCGACATAGCCCGCCAGCAGGATCAGCAGGATCTGCACGACCAACCAGACCGGTTCGACCCAGGCCGCCGGCAGCGGCAGCTTGAACGCCTCCATCAGGACAGCGCCTCCAGCTCCGCCTGCATGCTTTCAAGCAGTTCCAGGGCTTCCATCCAGGCCTCTTCCAGCTCCGCTTCCCGCACTTTCAACTTGGCCTGCTCGGCCAGCAGATCACGCAGCTCGTTCTTGCGCGCCGGTTCGTAGATGTCGCTGTCGCCGAGGCTGGCATCGACTTTCGCCAGCTTCTCGTGCAGCTTGCCCAACTCGGCTTCGAGCTTGTCGGCTTCGCGCTTGTGCGGGGCCAGTTGCTGGCGCAACGCGGCGGCAGCCTGGCGCTGGGCCTTCTTGTCGGTCTTGTCGGGGTTGGCCGGCGTGGTGCTGACCGGGGCATTGCGCTGGCGGAAGTCGACCAGCCAACGGGCGTAGTCTTCCAGGTCGCCGTCGAATTCCTCGACCTTGCCATCCGCCACCAGGTAGAAGTTGTCGGTGGTGCTCTTGAGCAGATGACGGTCGTGGGAGACCACCAGTACCGCGCCACTGAATTCCTGCAGGGCCATGGTCAGCGCCAGGCGCATTTCCAGGTCCAGGTGGTTGGTCGGTTCGTCGAGCAGCAACAGGTTCGGCCGCTCCCAGGCGATCAAAGCCAGGGCCAGGCGGGCCTTCTCGCCACCGGAGAAATTCAGCACCGGCTCGTCGATACGCGCGCCGCGGAAGTCGAAACCGCCGAGGAAGTCGCGCAGGGTCTGTTCACGCTCGGTGGGCGCCAGGCGCTGCAAGTGCAGCAACGGGCTGGCCTTGGAATCCAGGGAATCGAGCTGATGCTGGGCGAAGTAGCCGACCACGGTGTTCTCGCCACGGGTCATGCGCCCGGCCAGCGGCGACAGTTCACCGGCGAGGTTTTTGATCAGGGTCGACTTGCCCGCGCCGTTGGGGCCGAGCAAACCGATGCGCGCGCCCGGCGTCAGTTGCAGTTTGACCTTCTCCAGCACGGCCTTTTCGCCATAGCCCAGGCGGGCATCGGACAGGTCGATCAACGGGCTGGAGATCTTGGTGGACTCGCGGAAGACGAAATCGAACGGCGAATCGACGTGGGCGGCGGACAGCTCTTCCATGCGCTCCAGCGCCTTGATCCGGCTCTGGGCCTGACGGGCCTTGGTGGCCTGGGCCTTGAAGCGGGCGATGTAGCTTTCCATGTGCGCACGCTGCGCCTGCTGCTTCTCGTAGGCCTGCTGTTGCTGGGCCAGACGTTCGGCACGGGCGCGCTCGAAGGCAGTGTAGCCACCGCGGTACAGGGTGATCTTACGCTGGTCGACGTGGGCGACGTGATCGACCACCTCGTCGAGGAAATCCCGGTC
This DNA window, taken from Pseudomonas sp. MYb118, encodes the following:
- a CDS encoding ATP-binding cassette domain-containing protein; the protein is MIRLQNLTLQRGPQRLLEDAELTLHAGQKAGLIGANGAGKSSLFALLRGELHPDSGDCFLPADWRIAHMRQEVDTLERLAVDYVLDGDLRLRQVQRDLAAAEAAHDGAAQARLHAELDSADGYTADARARKLLAGLGFTNEQMDRQIGDFSGGWRMRLNLAQALMCPSDLLLLDEPTNHLDLDAIIWLEEWLKSYPGTLLLISHDRDFLDEVVDHVAHVDQRKITLYRGGYTAFERARAERLAQQQQAYEKQQAQRAHMESYIARFKAQATKARQAQSRIKALERMEELSAAHVDSPFDFVFRESTKISSPLIDLSDARLGYGEKAVLEKVKLQLTPGARIGLLGPNGAGKSTLIKNLAGELSPLAGRMTRGENTVVGYFAQHQLDSLDSKASPLLHLQRLAPTEREQTLRDFLGGFDFRGARIDEPVLNFSGGEKARLALALIAWERPNLLLLDEPTNHLDLEMRLALTMALQEFSGAVLVVSHDRHLLKSTTDNFYLVADGKVEEFDGDLEDYARWLVDFRQRNAPVSTTPANPDKTDKKAQRQAAAALRQQLAPHKREADKLEAELGKLHEKLAKVDASLGDSDIYEPARKNELRDLLAEQAKLKVREAELEEAWMEALELLESMQAELEALS